A single window of Rhizophagus irregularis chromosome 28, complete sequence DNA harbors:
- a CDS encoding uncharacterized protein (SECRETED:cutsite_LKA-QQ; SECRETED:prob_0.7794); SECRETED:SignalP(1-26), with product MINNNLVIIFVLAFFLTLQNIPTLKAQQDDVYSGLGAIPSAQTWYICSKQETNYINYKMKVVETDQTPTQNFGINVQGNHPLQYPGILGLLTYATNFTGIQLFIDPQAKFSIYWSDLSCFDFPALECNRVKDPPFEAKTIICLGISNPQNTEQKFTLSISFVYGVLPLPLPTVSPKQTNTTSSIPSTSKSTPTNDIPENPPFFYATNNGFSNVMSNINIIRLLLIIVVVLLSTIFIISNN from the exons atgataaataataatttagtgaTTATATTCGTTTTGGCTTTTTTCTTAACGTTGCAA aATATACCAACATTAAAAGCACAACAAGACGACGTATACAGTGGTTTAGGAGCTATACCATCAGCACAAACATGGTATATTTGTAGTAAACAAGAAACAAACTATATAA attataaaATGAAGGTGGTGGAAACAGATCAAACACCAACACAAAATTTTGGTATAAATGTACAAGGAAATCATCCATTACAATATCCGGGTATATTAGGTTTGCTGACATATGCAACAAACTTCACAGgtatacaattatttatagatCCGCAagcaaaattttcaatatattggTCAGATTTATCGTGTTTTGATTTTCCTGCATTGGAGTGTAATAGAGTAAAAGATCCTCCTTTCGAAGCTAAAACAATTATTTGCTTAGGTATATCAAATCCTCAGAATactgaacaaaaatttactttatcaatttcttttgtttatGGAGTATTGCCTCTTCCACTTCCTACTGTATCTCCTAAACAAACTAATACTACTAGCAGTATTCCTTCTACAAGTAAATCTACTCCAACTAATGATATACCTGAAAATCCTCCTTTCTTTTATGCTACAAATAATGGATTTTCAAATGTTAtgtcaaatattaatattattagattattgttaattattgttgttgttcTATTATCAACTATATTTATCATAAGCAATAATtag
- a CDS encoding uncharacterized protein (SECRETED:cutsite_LKA-QQ; SECRETED:prob_0.7794); SECRETED:SignalP(1-26), whose product MKVVETDQTPTQNFGINVQGNHPLQYPGILGLLTYATNFTGIQLFIDPQAKFSIYWSDLSCFDFPALECNRVKDPPFEAKTIICLGISNPQNTEQKFTLSISFVYGVLPLPLPTVSPKQTNTTSSIPSTSKSTPTNDIPENPPFFYATNNGFSNVMSNINIIRLLLIIVVVLLSTIFIISNN is encoded by the coding sequence ATGAAGGTGGTGGAAACAGATCAAACACCAACACAAAATTTTGGTATAAATGTACAAGGAAATCATCCATTACAATATCCGGGTATATTAGGTTTGCTGACATATGCAACAAACTTCACAGgtatacaattatttatagatCCGCAagcaaaattttcaatatattggTCAGATTTATCGTGTTTTGATTTTCCTGCATTGGAGTGTAATAGAGTAAAAGATCCTCCTTTCGAAGCTAAAACAATTATTTGCTTAGGTATATCAAATCCTCAGAATactgaacaaaaatttactttatcaatttcttttgtttatGGAGTATTGCCTCTTCCACTTCCTACTGTATCTCCTAAACAAACTAATACTACTAGCAGTATTCCTTCTACAAGTAAATCTACTCCAACTAATGATATACCTGAAAATCCTCCTTTCTTTTATGCTACAAATAATGGATTTTCAAATGTTAtgtcaaatattaatattattagattattgttaattattgttgttgttcTATTATCAACTATATTTATCATAAGCAATAATtag
- a CDS encoding uncharacterized protein (SECRETED:cutsite_VYS-QD; SECRETED:prob_0.7084); SECRETED:SignalP(1-24), which yields MFKFTMLLLIFSLMIIERVSMVYSQDTSSGIGSIPEGQTWYICSKGATNFIDYSMRMVETSQDPTPGFGTNVIGNHPKQFNTVGLLTMVANYTNIRALVDPSRPIVLFREELSCNVEPVKECSKSTNPPLSIQDILCLAIMNPNSNITKFTASISFDQNASKPILTIPPPIDDNPSNTNNSPSSSPTKSTPYIDPTETHSFFVNIANRSKIIDPGYLLLLGSFISIILT from the exons ATGTTTAAATTTACGATGttacttttaattttcagTTTAATGATAATAGAG aGAGTTTCGATGGTGTATTCTCAAGATACGAGTAGTGGTATTGGATCGATTCCTGAGGGACAGACTTGGTATATTTGTAGTAAAGGTGCTACAAATTTTATCG ATTATTCGATGAGAATGGTAGAAACATCACAAGATCCAACACCAGGATTTGGTACAAATGTAATTGGAAATCATCCAAAACAATTTAATACAGTTGGATTACTTACAATGGTagcaaattatacaaatatacgAGCGTTAGTTGATCCAAGTAGACCCATCGTATTATTTAGAGAGGAATTATCTTGTAATGTTGAGCCTGTAAAAGAATGTAGTAAATCAACTAATCCTCCTCTTTCTATACAAGATATTCTATGTTTAGCAATTATGAATccaaattcaaatattacaaaatttactgCTAGTATTTCATTCGATCAAAATGCTAGTAAACCTATTCTTACCATTCCCCCTCCTATAGATGATAACCCtagtaatacaaataattcaCCTTCTTCTAGTCCAACCAAATCTACTCCATATATTGATCCAACTGAAACAcattcattttttgttaatattgcaaatagaTCAAAAATTATCGATCCGGGATATTTATTACTTCTAGGTAGTTTTATATCAATAATCTTAACGTGA